The Kribbella amoyensis genomic sequence ACGTCCGCCGTCTACCTCTGCGCGGCCCTGCTCGCCCTGCGGCTCGGGCGGCACCAACTCGGCCCGGATCTGACCGGGGACGAGCCGGGCGTCCTCGAGGCGGTCCGCGGGATCGCCTCCGGGCTCGTCGACGGTGCCCGGCATCTGCGCGAACGCCGGCAGGCCGCGCTCGGACTGGCCGCGATCGGTTCGCTCCGGTTCTTCTTCGGCCTGATCACGGTCGCGATGATCCTGCTGTACCGCAACGAGTTCTACGGACCGGACCAGTTGGACCAGGCGTTCGGCGCGTTGGCATTGGCCACCGGGACGGTCGGGGCCGGGCTGTTCCTCGCCGCTCTGGTGACTCCGTGGGCGACCCGGGTGATGACGTTGCGCCGTTGGATCACCGTGCTCTTCGCCGCGGCCGCTGTCGTCACCGCGTTCCCTGGCGCGCTCTACACGCAGCCGGCGATCGTGGTGGCCGGGTTCCTCACCGGGTTCTGCTCGCAGGGCGTGAAGATCAGCGTCGACACCCTCGTCCAGACGGGTGTCGACGACGTCTACCGCGGCCGGGTCTTCTCGATCTACGACATGATCTTCAACGTCGCGCAGGTGTCGGCCGCCGCCCTCGGTGCGGTGATCCTGCCCGACACCGGCAAGTCGTACCCGGTGCTGCTCTTCATCGTGCTCGGGTTCGCCCTGACCGCGGTGCTGTACTGGCGGCTAAGTGCCCCGGAGCGCGGTGATCGGCTGGATCGCGGAGGCCTTCCAGGCCGGGTAGGTGCCGGCGATCAGCCCGATCAGAGCACCCAGTAACGGCGAACCGAGCGACAGCCGGGTGTCCAGGATCGGCGTCCAGTCGCGGATCCAGGAGACCGCGACCGTGAGCA encodes the following:
- a CDS encoding MFS transporter, translated to MQFIRDLGRLLRRGDFRRLFAVRLSSQFGDGVFQVALASYVLFSPERAPDAAAIAGLFAVALLPYSILGPFTGVLLDRWSRRQILFGANLTRAGLVLVVGAIVALGNAGIPFYLAVLLTLGVNRFLLSGLSAGLPHVVDADELVMANAVTPTSGTAAFLVGGGVGAGIKLIVDSDLAVLGTTSAVYLCAALLALRLGRHQLGPDLTGDEPGVLEAVRGIASGLVDGARHLRERRQAALGLAAIGSLRFFFGLITVAMILLYRNEFYGPDQLDQAFGALALATGTVGAGLFLAALVTPWATRVMTLRRWITVLFAAAAVVTAFPGALYTQPAIVVAGFLTGFCSQGVKISVDTLVQTGVDDVYRGRVFSIYDMIFNVAQVSAAALGAVILPDTGKSYPVLLFIVLGFALTAVLYWRLSAPERGDRLDRGGLPGRVGAGDQPDQSTQ